Within the Oreochromis niloticus isolate F11D_XX linkage group LG14, O_niloticus_UMD_NMBU, whole genome shotgun sequence genome, the region ttaatgaaaatttttaaaatgatggactaatgtgtttcttcttcttctcttttttttttttttgatttgcACAAAATCCAGATGTACTGTACTTGTGGGTGAAGCACATATATGACTGTTAATGGGTGTTTCAGTTCGAGCAcaaagtttaaaacaaaaaaagaaacccagGCCGGGGTTTAGTTTTAAACCTTGACGCTGGGCTTTGCAAGGAGCATAGTAATGATGAGACTCCCAGATGAACACTAGGTGTGTACTAACTATACTGTATGTGAAGTAGAgcatttattaataaaaacagtAAGAGGAATAAAGGTTTGTGTGTGGATCGTGGGTTAGAGAagagttttctctgtaaattTGCTTTTTCTCACCTTACATGAGCtgatggttgtttgtttttgtttttttgtgcgtgtgtttctgtgcattcTAATATTTCAGCATGGTCTGTATCCAGTGGAAGGGGCGGGGGTCTTTTGCGACCTACGGCAAGTTTCACtaagcaaattttttttttaaaaagctggaaACTAAAACCCAGTGTAAAATCACCCCTCAAATGTTTTCTTAGAAATTGGCAGGGTGCAAATGTAGATGAGCTCTGAGGGACTTGTTTTTGTGTGGAGGATGACGAGAGCAGGGACACCTtatgctctctttttttaaataaagtgagAAATGTAAAACTTTCACACTCCAGTATCAGCACAAACTGAGGATACCACCTTCTCTTTTCCTTCTGTAATTCATGGTTCTAAGCTTGCCCGGTTGGGTTAAGAAGTAAAAAAAtgctccttttgttttttactttttgaaaaaatgttgcaaaacattaaaaaaggacGGTGTTTTCATGACGTATGCTGGGAAGTGAATTGACATGATTTAAATAAaggaaaatctttttttttttggagagcAATGTACAAGTGtgttatttgatgttttttcttaAGCTTTTCAAATGCTCTGTAAATCCCTtgacacccccccccacacacacacacgcgcgcgctaCAGTTCTTCCACTGTTAAGTTCGTTTCCGCGGTCCTCTCCAGTGGAGGATGGTGACAAAAGCAATTTATTTCACACGAGATTGGGGAATGCTGCGGCGTCTGTCAGCACCAGAGAGAGCTCATCTGTTTTTAGCAGCTGCCACCTTCATCATCGTCCCTGTGACATGGATTCCCAGAGCCGAAGAAGTCTGATCCAactgggttgtttttttgttttttctggctTTAGTTATTTTAGGCTtacaagggagaaaaaaaaaggagggcaGATTAGAGGCTGTAAAACCTCCAAGAAACAGCACtcaggacagagagaaagaggaagaaccAGCAGTGTGCATTATGAAAAATACCAGGACTGTGGAAGGTACCGAGCTGCAAGCCTGTGTGAAACGAATTTGCAAAGAGCTGCTGATATGTCGCGTTCAGAGCATCAGTATGCAAAGAGGAAGGATGCCAATCTCAGCCTTTCTCCAGCCCCTCTTCTCTTCTGCTCCACTGATTTTTATTCCCTCTCCTcgtgatatacacacacactcgtattttatttgaaaatccTTCTGCTGTGTCTGCTGAGGTGGATTTAATTGGTGAAAACGTCAGGGGATCTCAGCTTTTCCTCTTGATTCACTTAAACCACCAAAGAGTCTTTTGGTCTTCATATATGGAGCCTGTGAGTTTTGATGTCTTAGTTATCTCcagcatctttttttaaaagcagattCAGTCCTTTAATGTCAGTCTGCGCctcgtgtgcgtgtgtgtgtgtgtgtgtgtgtgtgtgtgtgtgtgtctctctcagCAGGGGCTCCGATGGCCTACATCTCAGTATTTAATTACCCACATGAAACAGTAGGTAAAATGTCAGCCTGAAATAAGCTGCGCTGAACACCGATGGAGATCATTTCCCACTGGAGTTGGCACTGACGTGCTTAAAGGATCGGTTAGTCGTAGTTAAAAACGAGAGGTAAAATGTCTTTCTATTAAGGACGTGCTTTTCAATCGTTAGAAAAGAGAAGCTTGGTAGTGGCAATACCCGATGTCATGAAATCCAGTTTTAATGTGTGGATCAGCCtgtccagcaggtggcggtacATTTAAAAGCTGGCCTCATTTCTTCGCCTTACACGGAGTGGTGGTGGTGACGGATATGTggctaaaaacagaaaaactaagGAGTCACTACAGTTAAAACAAACTCACCACCTTTATTTACTGCTAAAGCAattatgtaataataataataataaaaaacaaaaacaacatatcAGCTTTGTCCTGGTTTAATTAAAAATCTGAATAAAGACATGTCTGCCAGCTTtgaaaacaaaaccacagagaCAAGTCTACTGAGAACAGTGCAAAACAACAATCCTCCCCAGGGTAAGAAACACatctcaaatttaaaaaaaaaaagaaaaagtcatcTAAACAGTAAAGTGCATGGTTTGAGAAACAAAAGCCCCTCTGGTTGGAGTTTTAGAAACTCTGAACAGGCAGCGAGGGTCACACTTAAAAAAAGGGGACACTGATATAAATGAGTGCTTGAGCACCGTTCAGTCTTAGTTTGGACATTCATGACACTGTACAGACGAACCTGAACTCCAGTTCGAACAAACATCCAGTGGTTTCCATGCAAATAAATGCTCATCATTCATGTCTTGCATACTATACACATAATACCAGAGGATACACACAGGGGGTTACAGCTGACATTCATACACATCATGCggtctctttcacacacataagCGCAGCTTCAGTCGCATGTGTTCCAGTCTGGCTGCTCTGAGGTTACATGGTGTTGTATAGCAGAGTGACGGCTCGCTGCTGCTTCTTCTCAGTGGAAGCTTTGCGAGAACGTCTTGACGAGTGTCCTCTCCCCGGCTGACGGGATGCGGGGACcgtgctgctgctactgctgctgttATCTGACTCCTCCCGTTCTCCTCTTTCACCTTTGGTGGAGGGGGAGAGGCCGAGCGATGGAGGGGATGTGTCATCACTGCACGAACCTGTTCTTTCAGAGCGGGGCCTCTGAGCCAGCACTTTCTGCTTCTTCCATGTGTCGTCCGGGTGAGACTGGGGGGACGAGGGCGTGTCAGGCGAGTGCGACAGTGTCGCTCTGTTGTGTGACCTCAGGTCCAAGCTGCTGAGGTCATGAGCCGACAGCTCCAGACAGTCCAGTTTAGCTAAGGAGGCCGATCTCTTCATGAGAGAAGGGGGGTGAGCCCCGCCTGGCGGATGCGCGCCTCTAGCTCCGTGGCTCTGTGCCACTCTGTTGGCTCCAacaaactcctctgctcctgcCTCTCTGGGAGCTGCTGCCCCATTTTCAGAGCCAGAGGGCTCTCTTCAAAACTCACCCCTTTATAACTTTCTGACTCTGTGTCCATGGCGTCTCTCGGCCCCTGAGGCTGCCCCAGTTCTTGTGCTCGACTGTCTGCCGTCTCGAGGGCAATGCCCTCGTGAAGAAAAGCCTGCAGCTCTCTCAGCGTCTGCTGAATCCTCTCCAGATCCTGGCTGCCTCGGGCCAGCCTCCTCTGGGCGGCGCAGTCGGGGCCGCAGCTCTCTTGCCTGACCCGAGAGCTTTCATCCGTGTCCGACTCCTGCAGCGTCACGCCATCCAGAGTCATATGGTTCGAACagtcctgcaggttttggcTATGGAGCTGGCCCCGTCTGAGAGACTGGGCTGAGGTATCTTGAGATGATGCTGATAACTGCTCAGCAGAGGccagtgatgatgtcactgtatGGCTATCTGTGGACGTGTGCACACTGACAGGTATAGCACCAGAGACTTGGCTGATATCTGACTTTGGGGAACATGAAGGGTCTTGGAGGTCGCTTGTGCCTGAGAAATCGGGTCTTTTGTGTGACCCCGTGTGCTTCTCTTCATCTTTGGATGTAGCATTAGCAGAAACAGCCATGTTCTCTCCCTGAGTGATCTTTTGTTCTGCAGCGTGCATGGGGGAGTGGAGCAGCGTGTGTTCGGAGGATACGGACAGTTTGACAGGAGGTTGTTCGCTGCTGGGCGAATGCAGCGGAGACCGCTGACACACCACCATCTCCAGttcctgtttcagcttctgCTCCAGCTGCTTGGTGGCCCGCCGCACGGAGCCCGCCGGCCAGTCGCACGACAGCGTGGAGGGAGGCTGGGGGTGTGAAGGTGGAGTCGAAGAGGTGTGCGTGACTTCAGAAGACTCCGCCTCTTCCTGATGTTCCGGTCGGATGACCTGAGGACTGTGAGAGGATGGAGGGAGTggagaagatgatgatgaggaaGGAGTCTGAAGAGATGCGGCAGGGTGTGATATGGCTTCGATCTCAGTGACAATATGGCGGACTGATATTCCGTTGTCGTGGTGAGTGTGATGAATCCGGTCAGGACTGGTTTTGTCGGAGCTGTCGTCAGACtcctgagagacagagagaggataCAGACTTTATTAGCTCAGTCCTGTTTACACCAGTTTACACTCTTTTATAACCCACATAATACTACTGACAACTCGTTATAGGAGGAGGTTTGGTCTTGATTATTCTCTCAttgtccagcaggtgtcactgTGATCAGCTCAATCTATCTGCTACCACACAGTCCTCACATTCACTCAGATTCCAGTTTACTTCCCCTCTGATTAAAACtacagctgatgatgatgatgatgataaaggTCACTCTGAAAAGTGGTTGTACATTtgagatgctttttaaaaaaacaaacaaaaaaaccaaaaccctaAACAgaaggaagcagctgaatgagGCCTTACCTGACTCATCTcattcctctcctcctcttcgtcTTCGCTGACCTCTGTTTCTCTGTCAGTTGACAGAGGCGTCCTTTGCTGTGCCTGCTCTGAAAGTGTCCGATGTCGGCCATCTTTGGCCAGCTCCAGAAACTTCTCCCGGGCACTGAAGAAGTCGATGCTGTCCGTGCTGTGGGTCGATGACCCGTCTGCCTCACCACGGGTGTCCAACTCGCTCGGGTTGTTGTTGTCGTCGCTGGGAGCGAAAGCCAAGTCCGGAGGCGAGGAAGTGGGAGTCGCAGGGCTGAGGGGAGTGTGCCTGTCGTTCGTTAAATCAGACAATGATTGGTTGATCATATCCGAGTCAGTGGATcccagagtgagaggagagaCTTCCTCTGAACTGCTTCTGTCGGGTAAAATGAGGAACAGCTCCTCTGGTTTGCCCACTGAGCAGGACAGATGTGTGGGAGTCTCCCTGTGAGCGCGCTGCAGTTCAGGGGTGGGAGGTAGGATGTGGAGCGATGGTGGTGGAAGTGGAAGAGCGACGGGCACAGTGACTGCCATGCTTGCCGAGCTGCCCTGCTTTTCCTCTGGGACCACGGTGGCTGCTCGGGGTCTGGGGAGGGGAAGCAGGCGGGGGTCTGCGCAATCTGATCTGACCTCCTGAACCAGCGAGTCACACACTCCGTTGGAGAGTGCGTGCGAGTCTTCGGGCTCGGGGCAGAGCGCCCGCAGCATGGCCACACCCAGGAAGTGATGCACAGACGGGGaggaggtgttgttgttgtgagaGTCAGCGCGGTTCAAGGAGGGAGATGAAGGCTTCGAGTCCGGGCGATCTGATAGGTCGCTGTCACTGTGGGAACGCCATAGCTTATTATGCCTCTGTTtgctgaagaagaagaacaagaggGAGAGAAGAGTTCGTTAGCTCCAAATTCCTTCTAAGGAAGTGTACATGTTTCTGCATGAGAGCACACCTTGCCAGCAGAATTCCCTGATACTCCTCCAGCTGCTTCATGAAGGAAGGGTTCGGCTTGGTGACGGCCCGTCTTTCCTTCACATAGTCAAAGGCGGTGTCCAGGTTCCAGCCATACTCCTTCATAGCGTAGGCTATCACCGTGGAAGCAGAGCGGCTCACGCCCATCTTACAGTGAACCAGACACTTGGCACCAGCTTTCCTAAAGTGGGAAGAGAAAGAGGCAGGGTTGAAGCACATGAACTAGTGAGAAAGAGGAGcttaaactctgtgtgtgtgtgtgtgtgtgtgtgtgtgtgtgtgtgtgtgtgtgtgtgtgtgtgtgtgtgtgtgtgtgtgtgtgcagaagcCTACTTGGCTTTGGTGATGAACTTGTATGTGTCGTTCCAGTACTCCAACAGGTTGGTGGCCTCCTCGTCGTACACTCTGATGTTGTGGTATTCAAACATCCCTGGAAAAAAGTTGTCGATTTCCCGGGTCACATTCAGGATGTAGCGCACTCTGGGGGAGAGACGGGAGGAGGCGTGTCAGTATGATGATAAACGAGCTGCTCATTTCAATCGActttaaaagagaaaattaatttaatacaTCAATTCTAATCTTAGCTTAGGTGACTGATCTCTTACCCACTGTTCTGCAGCTCCTCCAGGTTAGAAGCGTTCCACTCTGAACCCTGGAGACAACACAGGTCCAGTCATTATTAACAGCATGCgctaatttattttctttacaattagaaagacaaaacaaagtTAGATGCAGCTTTTTACTGAACCTCAAGTCTGACATGACAAACCTTCACAGGCTAATGGAATCAAAGCCCAATTGTCTCACCAGGAAGACGTGATCAAATATTTCCGTGGGGCTGTCCATCTGTCCCAGGATCACAATCATCTCATTGTCTATGAACTCTTTAAACTCCCTCAGGTTGCACACCATCTGGATCTCCAGCTCTGTCCGGATCTGTGAAAGTTCAGGCAAACAATAAATGGTCTGATGACAGCTGATAACAGCAGCAGGGAAACGCAGAAAATCAGGGTACAAGTACATCTGAACAAGTAATAAAACCACAGACTGTACATAAACGATGAATGCAGCCTCTgcgtctgaaaagtgaagccagtggTGTAAACATGCATTCTTTCTCACGACCATCATGAAGAGACATCTGGGCTGCAAAAGGAAGTCTGCACTCAGGCCTTTCAGAAAATGACCCTGTCGCTCTTGATTTAtgacctctgtaaacactttaGTGATGTGTGTATGGTTCCAGTGTATAGTTTCAATTCTAATTTACAACAAAATTACTTTGCACACAAAGGGCCCTCTactggaaccagcttccagtttggatttgggagacagacaccatctctccttttaagattaggcttaaaactttcctttaaagcatatagttagggctggatcaggtgaccctgaatcctctctCTTCTACAGTATGtccttttatcctgtctttctCCCCTCACGCGCCATCCAGTCGTAGCAAaaggccgcccctccctgagcctggtcctgctggaggtttcttcctgttaaaagggagtttttccttcccactgttgccaaagtgcttgctcattgggggtcatatgattgttgggtttttctctgtatgtattattgtagggtttaccttacaatataaagtgccttgaggcgactgttgttgtgatttgttgctatataaataaaactgaattgaattgaaaaaggACAAATGACACATGACTGAGGACGCCAATGTTCACGTTGTgtagacagatggtttgaaagaggagagAAGGGGGC harbors:
- the ssh2a gene encoding LOW QUALITY PROTEIN: protein phosphatase Slingshot homolog 2 (The sequence of the model RefSeq protein was modified relative to this genomic sequence to represent the inferred CDS: inserted 1 base in 1 codon), which translates into the protein MTLGTVAGSDCSSPVSFCSCCGAKMVPYFSDDAVVSKNEINQLISESFLTVKGAALFLPRGNSPTQNSAPRISQRRNKHTGDLQKHLQTMFTVLRPEDTIRLAVRLESAYPQVTRYMVVVSTNGRQDTEESIVLGMDFVSSDSCCTVGLVLPLWSDTMIHLDGDGGFSVSTVNRVHVFKPVSVQAMWSALQSLHKACEVARCHNYYPGSLFLTWVSYYQSRVSSSQLCINEWNAMQDVESHRANSPVLFTDLPTERERTERLIKTRLREIMMQKDLENVTSKEIRTELEIQMVCNLREFKEFIDNEMIVILGQMDSPTEIFDHVFLGSEWNASNLEELQNSGVRYILNVTREIDNFFPGMFEYHNIRVYDEEATNLLEYWNDTYKFITKAKKAGAKCLVHCKMGVSRSASTVIAYAMKEYGWNLDTAFDYVKERRAVTKPNPSFMKQLEEYQGILLASKQRHNKLWRSHSDSDLSDRPDSKPSSPSLNRADSHNNNTSSPSVHHFLGVAMLRALCPEPEDSHALSNGVCDSLVQEVRSDCADPRLLPLPRPRAATVVPEEKQGSSASMAVTVPVALPLPPPSLHILPPTPELQRAHRETPTHLSCSVGKPEELFLILPDRSSSEEVSPLTLGSTDSDMINQSLSDLTNDRHTPLSPATPTSSPPDLAFAPSDDNNNPSELDTRGEADGSSTHSTDSIDFFSAREKFLELAKDGRHRTLSEQAQQRTPLSTDRETEVSEDEEEERNEMSQESDDSSDKTSPDRIHHTHHDNGISVRHIVTEIEAISHPAASLQTPSSSSSSPLPPSSHSPQVIRPEHQEEAESSEVTHTSSTPPSHPQPPSTLSCDWPAGSVRRATKQLEQKLKQELEMVVCQRSPLHSPSSEQPPVKLSVSSEHTLLHSPMHAAEQKITQGENMAVSANATSKDEEKHTGSHKRPDFSGTSDLQDPSCSPKSDISQVSGAIPVSVHTSTDSHTVTSSLASAEQLSASSQDTSAQSLRRGQLHSQNLQDCSNHMTLDGVTLQESDTDESSRVRQESCGPDCAAQRRLARGSQDLERIQQTLRELQAFLHEGIALETADSRAQELGQPQGPRDAMDTESESYKGVSFEESPLALKMGQQLPERQEQRSLLEPTEWHRATELEARIRQAGLXPPSLMKRSASLAKLDCLELSAHDLSSLDLRSHNRATLSHSPDTPSSPQSHPDDTWKKQKVLAQRPRSERTGSCSDDTSPPSLGLSPSTKGERGEREESDNSSSSSSTVPASRQPGRGHSSRRSRKASTEKKQQRAVTLLYNTM